Genomic window (Peromyscus maniculatus bairdii isolate BWxNUB_F1_BW_parent chromosome 10, HU_Pman_BW_mat_3.1, whole genome shotgun sequence):
tgttgccctggctgccctagaacttgctctatacattaggctggcttggaactcacagagatctgcttgcctcttcctctgcctcctaagtgctaggattaaaggtatgcaccaccatcacccagtaaagtaaatctttttttgtttttcttttttgttgttgttttgtctttttatttttcaattcagAGTTCTCTATGTAAAGTCTTTTCAACACACAGCACAAGAACAACTTAATATCCACCTATAAAGAAAAGAACTAAATCTCCACCTTTCACAAAACATTAAGTCAAAGTACAGATATGCCTAAATGCAAAATGCAAACCCATTACAGAGCTCTAGACCATAACATAGGAGAAAATCAAAGTAGTATACTTCATTCATTTCTGGTGGCAAAGGAAAATGGTAGTTATTTAGTCCAGGAACATAGGTAGGTTTATGGCTTTTTACACAGGAATTTGGCATTTTCTCACTAAATTTAAAAGACTTATCATATGATCTAGTCACTGCACTGAGATTTCTACATAAATGATGATATAAAAACTTATGTTCAAACACAAACATTGATATTTACAGCAGCTTTAATTACTACTAGAAACTGGAAGCAACCAAGTTGTTCTTCAGTAAGTACATGAATAAACAAAACTACAGTCCACTTTTATCATGGAATCTTACTCAGTTAACaagcaataaaaaaattttagagGAATCTTAAATGTGTATTActacatgaaaaaaatatgtcCAAAGAAGATATATACTGGACAGTTCCAATTAATGATATGGAGAAAATAAATTGATCCTGACAGTGAAAAGTGCCAACATTTGGAGATGCTATGGGATGGGGTGTAAGTAGATGGAGTATGGAAAATCCTCAGGGCATGACATTACTGTTGTTTGACACTTCAAAAGAGCACACAAGTCAGGATGCTTTGGGCAAACCCTACAAATATGTTTAACATGTCTGCACAACACATGTAAAATGATCCTAATATAAATTATGGACTTTAGATATGTGCTGTTTAGTTTTATCttaacttgacccaagctagagtcatctgggaagagggaacctcaaatgagaaaacgCACcccccagactggcctgtggtatattttcttgattggtaattgatgtgggagtgcccatcccactgtggacagtgccaccccTATACTGGTGGTCCTGATTGCTGtaagaaagcaagatgagcaagccaggaagtagcattcctccatggcttctacttcagtttctgccttcaggttTCTGGCCTGCTTGAGTTACTGCCTTGGTTTTTCTCAGTAATGGACTGCTACTTGTAAgtacaagatgaaataaaccctttcatcctcaagttgcctttggtcatgctGTTCATCAATACTGATTTATCAACTGTATCAAATACAATATAAATGAAAGATGTTTATAATGGAAGTTGAAAAAAAGTGGAGAAAATATATGAGAACACTGAATTTTCTGCTTCATTTATAATCTTAAGTTCACGctttaaaaaacagattaaattagatgtggtggtatatgcctgtaatcctaattaatactcaggaggttgaggcaagagaattTAAAGTTCATGGCTAGCATGGCTAAATAGTCAGAtcccatcttaaaaaaattaaaaaaggtctgctaatgaaaaaaaattttacaaTTATGAAGTGAAAATCTGTCTTGTTTTTAcgttcttccttaaaaaaaaaaaaccaaaaactcagTAGATGGCACCAGAGATCCTTTAGaatagtgtttctcaaccttcctaatgttgcaaccctttaatacagttttcctcaggttgtggtgaccctcaaaccaaaaaattatttttgttgcatttCGTATCTGTAATTTTGTTAGTTataaatcgtaatgtaaatatttgatatgcaggatatattTTCACTGTTACAAATTGAACATAACTAAAGCATAATGATTAATCACAAAAcagtatgtaaatatatattgcgaaatatttatttctaattacaaataaatgaaattttgtcTTGAAGCATGGCATAGCATGGCTAACAATCTTAATATGACAACAGTGAACAACATTGCTACGTTTTGCGACAGTATACGTAAAAGGCCAACATCACTGCAAAGGTTGAGATTGCTTCTTTCTCACCAGATCAGAAATTCTCGGGGCAGTCTTTGCAAGAGCACAGGATCCTTTTGCAAGGATCCTCTTCCACAAGTCTACCTCCGTATTTAGACTTGATCACTAACAAGCTGGAAAACCCTGTTTCACAAAGGTATGTTGTTGGAAATGGAAGAAGGCGCAACACAGTCTCAGACAGGACAGGATATGACTGTAAACACTTGATCCAGAATCGTGTAACTGACATTGTAGAGAAATCTGTTCTTGCTGCATTGCTGTTAGTAAGTTCAGTGAACTCCTCTTGTGCTGTCTCAGCAACATTTTCAACTCTGACTGTGAATGGGCTTCTGGCAAGTGCAAATGGGTGTCAGGTAGTTTTGGAAAACACGATGAAATTTCATTTGCAAGGATgtgcaagtgtttttttttcacacaaattATCATCATAATCCTTTTGTCTGGTTCAATGTTATGTTCCTCAAAGAAAGCAGATAAGGTAGGCAGCATGTAAATTTTATTATCATCCAACTTTTTTTTGCCATAGCTGAAGTTTCATTTGGAATGATCAGATCTTTTCAGACAAATTGAGGCATGTTGCATTTGATCCTCACAGTGATAAATTTAACTCATTCAAGATGGCAAAGATGTCCACCAAGTAAGCTATTTTCTGCAATTAACTTTTATTGCTGAAAAGTGCTTCAAACTGTGGTCTTGATTTCTGAATAAAAAACGTTTTGAGTTCATCATGAAGctcaaaaacatgttttaaaacttttcttctgGACAACCATCTCACTTCGGTCTGAAATAGCAGAGCTTTGTTTGGTGCCTCTAACTCACTGCACAGTTGTGCAAACAATTGACCATTTAGAGTGCTTCCCTTGACAAAACTGACAGAACTTATGACTCCTTTCATGACTTCGTGTAACTCCTGTAGCAGTGTCTTCATTGTTAATATTTGCTGATGAATTATACAGTGAGTCCTGCCCGATGGCTTTGGGTGACTCATTCAGTACCAAACGCTGAAGTCCAGACTGACATCCTAGCACAGCTGGAGCACTATCTGTGCAAACACCACCAACTTTTTCTCAAGACATCTTCTGCTCTTTCAGAAATGTACCAACTGTGTCAAATACTTCACATGCAGTAGCTATTGTTTCAAGAGGTTTGCAAAAAAGAAACTCATCTTTAAAGTCGCCATCATTAATATTCCTCACATAAACCAGTAACTGTGAACAGTTTGCAACATCTGTAGATTCATCATGCTGGATACTGGATATTGGAAGTGGAGAAGATTTAATTTCCTGGATTAGCTGATCTAGAATATCAGTAGACATATCATCTGTTTTTCTGCAGACAGTGTCATTAGGTAAGGAAACGTCACTCAATTGCATAACAAATTCATCTCCAATCACAACTTGAACAATGTCTTTGGCCACTGGCGACAGTAAATCCTCAGCGGTGGTGTGAGGTGTCATGGCTCTGGTGATTCTGAGTGCCACCAAATCTGAAGCTTCAATGGCTGttatgttttgtgtgtggtaCTTGCCACCAGTGTCAAGTCTGGCTTTCTCGAATCCATCAGCTTTGCTTCTAAAATAGTTGGTATCCTTGCCAGTGAAACTCAAATGCATGTTATCAAAATGGCATTTTAGTTTGTTCGGCTTCATAGATTCGTCTGATAGAACTTCACAACCAATGATACATTGTGGTTTCTCAATTCCTGCTGTAATTACTGAGGTAAAACCATACTGTAAAAAATCCtcactatattttcttttcttaacgtTCTTCTCTACACGATCCATTGTCATGGGATGGttttctaatgaaaataatatataacaatagCTTTAATAATATAAAAGATGATTCATGGCATAGTTCAGTCAATATAGATCATTAAAGTTTCCTATGATTTACGATTccggtttttattttgttttttacatacCTGTTACTATCACAAGGGGGCAGTATTCACATCAACCACAGCCAAAAAGAACCCCAACTGATCAACATCCAGATTAAGTTTCCAtggtacagattttttttttatagtacaTTATTTTACACTTACCCAGTAACTATAATTCATGAAGTGTTATTTTACCTCCAATACTGCTGCTTTTAACACAGTAGCTGCTCTCTACATGTGTGACTAGTCCGAGTAAGTACATTATGGTGCCGACCCTGTCACATACACCTGTATTTGTTTGGGGTGTATGTTATGGGGTTAGTGTGATGATGTCATAATGCCAGGTACTCATATGTGGGCGTATCTGCCTGTGGGTGGGCTTGCCTAGAGACAATAGAGGAGCagtgtctcagttcctaagaccatctgaaatatgtgttttcctgatggtcttaggcaaccctttCAGGGTAGTTCGATCCCCCAAagtggtcatgacccacaggttaagaacggCTGCTTTAGAATAAAGAGTAACAAGAAGCACAGTGCTActcatattattttgttttgacacaTACTCTTGAAATCCTCTTTACTCATTAACAAATAATATGATCAAAGCCCTAATAAAGAGGTGCTATCTATCAATAACTCTATATTTAAGTGCAAGCTATATCATTCCATAGTTAGGTATCTAATCTTGGAAATGTAGAAATGCCAATTTGGTGAATAAAGAAGGTGGTATATGATGCCATTTACAAGCCAAGTTCTAACTCACATTGTGACATCCACACAGCAATTTCAGCTGACACTTCCCAGCTACTAGTAAGCAAACCTCTCAGTGAACTTTCTTTCTCCATAATGAAAAGCATTAAATATGGCATGAAGGtattttaaagtttctattaTCTTCAAGCTGAAACAATGTTTCTTTAAAGGGGTGAGGGGTTGGAGGGAGCAGAGGgggaatgatgtaaatatagtgtgtgtgtgtatgtgtgtgtatatatggaatttaaaaataagtaataagaaaacaaatggtcTTGTATAGGTGTCTGGTTATTTTGCACTATATTCCCTGACAAAGGAGTAAATTATACTATATAGGTCACTATGGTGGGGCTAGAAAAAGATAGGAAGGAATAAAAGTAGTATCTAGAGGCagcaaaaaaaaagtattcttaaTCTTCTAGATAAACTAAATTCTCAGTAAACAAATTATAAtgacaacaaataaaaatttgtCACTGATAACTGTTACAGACTTTTGTAgcattagaaaaaaattcatgtcAGCATCTACTTTCATGTACAACTACTATTCAAGAGTTCCAAATAAACTTTTAGAACATTTTAGGAAGTAAATCCCTATTATATGTGAGTGAGTTACAAAAAAATGTGGGCACTCATACATCTGACTGTTAATAAACTAATGTATTAATTTTGACTTATAAGATTAAGAATTCTCATGTACCTTGGCAAATATGTAGTAAACAatttcatatttgtgtgtgtgtgtgtgtgtgtgtgtgtgtgtgtgtgtgtgtttgatgcatgtatgtgtttgtgtatacacatgtgtggaggcctaAGGTTGATATTAGATGTCATATGTGATCactctccatctcattttttaagacagagtttcccactgaacctgaagctcatccATTTGACTAGGGTTACTgaccactgagctccagggatctgcctgtctgagCTCCATggctaccacactcagctttccCATGCATgctaggaatccaaactcaggtgtGTGTTAATGCTTACATGGTAGACACTAATTAAGCCATATCCCTACctcaacatttttaaaacaaagacatgacAGTAATAGTTGAGAAGTAACAGTTGATCATTCATGACTTTTGACTGAGTTATTTTTggatatatttgaatatatataagtacatatatacttatatatattatttcaaatatgtttgaattatttcaaatatttcaaatacacCTATACAAggccatttgttttcttattacttatttttaaattccgtatacacacacacacacacacacacacacacacacacacacacacacacacatacttatatatgttccaaaatatataagtatatccAAAAATAACTCAGTCAAAagttgtgtgtatatacacatatacatcagGAATTATAGTGCAAAATAACTAAACACCTATACAAGACCATATGTCAGTCATCCAAAATAAAAAGATGGGGGAGTATCCATAtccatatatttatgtatgtatatacatatacatatacacatgtctTGTATGGATAtgaacatatatctatatataattctgagatagggtctcatgtagctcaaatTAGCCTCAAACTAATTAtgaagccaaggatgactttgaactcctgatctttctctttgtctcagaAGTGTTACGATTACAGGTGTACATCACTATGTTTAATTTATAGGACAATTAGAATTCTAGTTTCACCAAATCTTAAACAGGATTTAACCTAATTGTATTtctacagagaagaaacaaaaatctagACATATCAAGtcagagactgtggcagagcTTCCAACATGAGCTTATCTCCAATATAAGATGATGTGATATCAGTGATATAAATCCTAGTATGAGATATCATGATCCCTTTTCAAACTTCAATCTATTACGTTCTGAAGTTCACACAGTTTGAAAGGCAGGTTgaaatggccaaaaaaaaaaaaatgcagaatctGAACTTATTTGGCTCAAAGACAATGAATTTGAGTATTTATCTGAATTTATTTCCTGAGTTCAGACAGTAAGTGTTCAAAGGATACCTGACTATAAAAGAGGACACAGTGGGTAACTCTGtttcatcattttcctttttgtgcATGTTTCTAATGTACCTGTGCTGATTTTAAagtcaaactaaaacaaaatttttcttAGCTGGAAGAATGTATGTAAAATTTTTGGAAGGTTCCCAATTAATACGAAAAGAAATCTAAGGAATACTTTCCCTTTATCCATAGGTGATCTATTTTAAGACTCCCTTTAGATGTCTTAAACTATTAAATCctatattctgtttttgtttgtacaTACATGTCTATAATAAAGTTTATCAACTAGGTATAGTACtagactaaaaaaataaaaagaattaaggcTTGGTTCTATTACTCATGGTTCCCTTAATGGCAAATTTTGTTCTGCAGTAACAACACACTACAATAAGGTTATTTAAAACTTACGATTTATGTATTTCTATTATTCTCCACTTAGTATTCTCAGATCACGTTTGACCACACATAACTGACAGGAAGTAAAACTACTGTACAGTACACGTTAAATACATTAAATcaagtaaatacattttatataccaatataCTTACTAGTCATGGGCCATTATACTTTCACAATTGTTATATGTTTTATCTTGTACAATTTACATACAGagctaaaattttaattacacaAGAGCcaataagatggctcagcaggtaaaaaaaaTACACCTGCTGCcaagagtttgatccccaggatccacaagATGGAAGGAACCAGCttctcaagttgtcttctgaacttGACACACATGCCATGGCCCCTGtccacaatataaaataaattttaagatgcaaaaaaaaaaaaaaaaaaaatcaacattttaaatccCCTCCGAACAATTCAGAGATATGCATTAGGTTGGTTTCTATTTCTCTTGTATGTTAATGTCCACATAACCCTGACCTGAGATCATATCCTAGCCCTGGAAGATTCCCAAGTGTTGGTAACTATGGCAAATGCATTTCTAGCATGTGTTGATATACTTGGGCTGGTAGGGACCGCTCAACAAAAGGAGCACTAGCATTCATACTACACTACATAAATGGAAAATAACACAAAAGAGAAGAGTCATTTTCTACAATTCATAGTTTTATATCATCAGAATTGTAGTAATCTTGCAATGTGAATAGAAGTATTAATTTAACCCTTTAAAGCATTTTTTCCACAGTAGAATATAAGAACAGCATGGCTACTCACATCACTCACATTAATAATgggaaaataaaccttttaactTCCCCATTTCCTTGCTCAAAATCTCTTGTGACAAAGGGAATAAATGGAAAACCTTATAAACTTAAGGTTTCTTctccttaaaaacaaaccaaaacaaaaccaaaacattcCCCAGAGAACTATATTAACAAGTATGTGTAGATGTAGATATAGCCAACCgtattattaagtaagaaacacagaagcaatgtaaaagagaaagccaagaggtcagagctcagagctaaaatcttacccttcctcctgcggtgctcctagcttcctgaaagagacctacttcctgtgtgtatgtctttacatactttttgttttgccttctcattggttgtaaacccaaacacatgactgcctcatcactgcctgtaagtacagccctccaggtcttaaaggcgtatgtctccaatgctggctgtatccctgaacacacagagatctacctagctcttttaccaagtgctgggattaaaggcatgtgccaccaccgcaacggtcttgctatggctctaatagctctgacccccgggtaactttatttattaacatacaattaaaatcacatttcagtacaaatagaataccaccataagtATGATACAAAGAAtactaaaagacaaagaaaagcacaTATATTTGTCTTCACAATTAAGAAATACAGCTAAATATGGCATCTCTCTTTAACATACTGGTCATCAAGTGCCTAGGAAGCAGTGGATGACTACAAACTGGTTTCACTGGGAATTAATAAACTaatgcttaaagaaaaaaaatacagctaaGATAAATAGAGTatgtttatttatcaatcatcAGTTTACCTACATGTATACCAAGGTATGTATTTTCAACTAAAGACAATTGAGCAGAACAAAGTATGGTCCAGCTCTGTAGCTAACCTGAGAGCAAACAGGAAAGTCATCTGACTTGAGCCTCACATTTATAAATGttatacattctctctctctctctctctctctctctctctctctctctctctctctctctctctctctctctcacacacacacacacacacacacacacacacacacacacacactacccttTTCAAATAAGGTTATATACTTCTATATGGCAGGATTATAAGAAGCCTTAatcttttttaacataattttttattgattctttgggaatttcatatcatgtaccccaattccacccatctcccagtccctccacatccactcctcaCCCTTGTAGTGTCTCctccaaagaaaaataagataaagataaaaaaaagaaaaataaaataaaaataaaaaccataaataatagcaatttcaataaaaaacaaatcaacaaacagaacaaaaaaacaaaaaacatcttgctcctctgtctttgcctcttcaTTACTTCCtttgtcttagtggcattgggagctactgtgtatcatgcagtataCCCTTTGGTTCAAATAGCTTTCCTTGCAAATGTTGTGTAATGTGTTGTTAGGGTCTAGGCTCTGGCCTTTGGCACATTATCAACACTGGACCACCATAGAAACTCCCTGGACATCCTGCTATTGCCCTGAGTTATGTAGACCATGCAGACActgttctgcaggaccagtcccttcacacactccagaagGTCTAGATGCAGGTACACTCGAAGCCTTGGATGTGTACCTGGGTGGCTGCTGATTTGTTAAGTAGGGGCCCGCTGGGGCTACCAACCTCAGGTGGGAgtggggccatctttcccaagTGTGGGGGGCCAGTTCTCCTATTAGGGCTAGGGCCAGCTTTCCTGTTCCAGGGTCATCGGGTCCATTATCCCAGGGTCTGCAAAGGAAGGGGGGGGGTCATCTCTcaagtggggatggggtggggttctccctggtttagtgaggggtGAGGCCAGATCAGAGAGGCCCTTGTATACTTCAACTTatggttcaacacatggttcACACAGGTCCCTCAtctcaacacagaccccagctacaacaggaccacagacccaggcaTGGCCATCTGAATGGGTTGGCTGTCACCATGTCCCCAGGTGGCAGATCAGCATGGGCCTGGCAGCAGCACAGTCCCTGGACTCCAATATGGTTCCAGGTGGTGGTAGAGATCTCAAGCAGTCACAGGGCCCTATGGCAACAGGAGTCATAGACCtcaacacagaccttggctgTGGTAGGGCCACCAACACAGCCCCCAGTCACAGCTTAGCCCTAGATGTCAACATGGCCCTGGGGAGCAGCACAGGCCACTGGATTTCCATGACCCCAATGGCAACATGATCCTAGGGCACCAACATGGCCTTAGATGTCAGCCCAGATCCCAGGGAATCTGCACTGCCTTCAATGGTAACCTGGTAGCCACGGATATtgactcagaccctggctgctgactcAGACATGGCCACTCAGGTCAGCAAGGACCCTGCAGC
Coding sequences:
- the Lcorl gene encoding ligand-dependent nuclear receptor corepressor-like protein isoform X14, with protein sequence MDKGRERMAAAAAAAAAAAAAAAQCRSPRCAAERRGFRRELDSWRHRLMHCVGFESILEGLYGPRLRRDLSLFEDCEPEELTDWSMDEKCSFCNLQREAVSDCIPSLDSSQSTPTEELSSQGQSHTDKIECQAENYLNALFRKKENHPMTMDRVEKNVKKRKYSEDFLQYGFTSVITAGIEKPQCIIGCEVLSDESMKPNKLKCHFDNMHLSFTGKDTNYFRSKADGFEKARLDTGGKYHTQNITAIEASDLVALRITRAMTPHTTAEDLLSPVAKDIVQVVIGDEFVMQLSDVSLPNDTVCRKTDDMSTDILDQLIQEIKSSPLPISSIQHDESTDVANCSQLLVYVRNINDGDFKDEFLFCKPLETIATACEVFDTVGTFLKEQKMS